One genomic segment of Dehalogenimonas alkenigignens includes these proteins:
- a CDS encoding adenosylcobalamin-dependent ribonucleoside-diphosphate reductase, giving the protein MELSQNARIILNKRYLKKDEGGNIIETPEDMFRRVANVIASVERRYKTDETAWADEFYRMMTGLEFLPNSPTLLNAGRERGLLSSCFVLPVEDSIEGISCALVKAMTIHKFGGGTGFSFGHIRPEGDLVSGNLSSAGGPVKLIKVFSEATNYIRQAGVRCGCNSASLPVNHPDILKFIQAKRDGSASANFATNIEITDDFVDRVRHGKYCQLINPRNGVVTGEIPARVIMDSIAEGAWETGDPGIMFIDRINDSNPTPQLGNFETTDPCGGQLLVPFESATLGTINLSLMVSEDSEKPSIDYLRLGDVIPKAVRFLDNVLDVNLYPLGDVEKASRATRKIGLGLMGFAELLIKLGIRYDSDQALEIADELMWFVRTKTYEASENLARERGTFPAFTGSVFDRQDGHPMRHASCLTFTNTGTTSILANTSCGIHPIYAMVMVRNILDGERLLDINQAFEQIAKKFGFFNSKLVEELLSGVSPVNCQRIPEPFRQLFVTARDIDPEWCIRMQAVFQRHIDNAISQTVNFPKSATVEDIKSMFLKAYDLGLKGVTAYRDTSRDAQVLCTGPECVEVAQRYFQSNGMVEAV; this is encoded by the coding sequence ATGGAACTTAGCCAAAACGCCCGCATTATTTTAAACAAGCGCTATCTTAAAAAGGATGAGGGTGGAAACATTATCGAGACGCCCGAGGACATGTTCCGCCGGGTAGCCAACGTCATCGCTTCGGTAGAAAGGCGTTATAAGACAGACGAAACGGCATGGGCGGATGAGTTCTATCGGATGATGACCGGACTTGAATTCCTGCCCAATTCGCCGACCCTTTTAAACGCCGGTCGCGAAAGGGGGCTGTTATCGTCGTGTTTCGTGCTGCCTGTTGAGGATTCGATTGAAGGTATAAGTTGTGCCTTGGTTAAAGCGATGACCATCCATAAATTCGGCGGTGGTACCGGGTTTTCCTTCGGGCACATCAGGCCGGAAGGTGACCTGGTGTCCGGAAATCTGAGCTCTGCCGGAGGGCCGGTCAAACTGATCAAGGTGTTTTCCGAAGCGACCAATTACATACGACAGGCGGGGGTGCGCTGTGGCTGTAACTCCGCAAGCCTACCGGTCAACCACCCAGATATCCTCAAGTTCATTCAGGCTAAGCGAGATGGGTCGGCCTCAGCCAATTTTGCCACGAATATCGAGATCACTGATGACTTTGTTGATCGGGTCAGGCATGGAAAATATTGTCAACTGATTAATCCCCGTAACGGTGTGGTAACTGGAGAAATCCCTGCCAGGGTAATTATGGACAGCATTGCAGAAGGCGCCTGGGAGACCGGAGACCCGGGGATCATGTTCATCGATCGGATAAATGACAGCAACCCCACCCCCCAGTTGGGTAATTTCGAGACGACGGATCCCTGCGGTGGCCAGCTCCTGGTGCCTTTCGAATCCGCTACCCTGGGAACGATAAACCTGTCGCTCATGGTTTCAGAGGATAGTGAGAAACCTTCGATCGATTACCTGCGGCTGGGAGATGTTATTCCGAAAGCGGTGAGGTTTTTGGACAACGTTCTCGATGTTAATCTTTATCCGCTTGGCGACGTCGAAAAGGCATCGAGAGCCACTCGGAAAATCGGCTTAGGGCTCATGGGTTTTGCAGAACTCCTGATCAAACTTGGCATCCGTTACGATTCTGACCAAGCGCTGGAAATAGCCGATGAACTAATGTGGTTTGTCCGCACAAAAACCTACGAAGCCAGCGAGAACCTGGCTAGGGAACGGGGGACTTTTCCGGCATTCACTGGGAGCGTTTTTGATCGTCAGGATGGTCACCCGATGCGCCATGCCTCCTGCCTGACCTTCACCAATACCGGTACGACCAGCATCCTGGCCAATACTTCTTGCGGCATTCATCCAATATACGCCATGGTCATGGTACGCAATATTCTCGACGGTGAGCGTCTATTGGATATTAACCAAGCCTTTGAACAAATCGCCAAAAAATTTGGGTTCTTCAACTCCAAACTCGTTGAGGAACTCCTGTCCGGGGTGAGCCCAGTCAACTGCCAAAGAATCCCCGAGCCTTTCCGCCAGCTTTTCGTTACTGCCCGGGACATTGATCCAGAGTGGTGCATTCGGATGCAGGCAGTTTTCCAGAGACACATCGACAATGCCATTTCTCAGACGGTTAATTTTCCAAAAAGTGCTACCGTGGAAGACATCAAGTCCATGTTTTTGAAAGCCTATGATTTAGGTTTAAAAGGAGTCACTGCCTACCGCGACACCAGCCGCGATGCTCAGGTATTGTGCACCGGGCCGGAGTGCGTCGAGGTAGCCCAGAGATATTTCCAAAGCAATGGTATGGTTGAGGCGGTTTGA
- a CDS encoding radical SAM protein, with amino-acid sequence MNVYHITYEPSFRILDLHFWGCNLHCLGCYKNFEIHDLGLNENAVEQLSHAAPAEPPTHFFTLAEVLHKTQGLDPKYTIFMGQEAIMDPELPALAASLHERDHSQQILLTNGLKVGDLKDIDEVVFSFKTYFKAAHKRYTGQTNETIMTNFKHIFDNGKKLQAEIAYIPGIVEEPDIKQLAKFIAGIDKNILFRVTSYFAVPKAPWHSATREQVENAARMAKLYLNNVTTVTSEEKSGQWKPVVVS; translated from the coding sequence ATGAATGTCTACCACATCACCTATGAACCATCTTTTCGGATTTTAGACCTCCATTTTTGGGGCTGCAATCTCCATTGCCTTGGCTGCTACAAGAATTTTGAGATTCATGACTTGGGACTGAATGAGAATGCGGTTGAACAGTTGTCTCATGCCGCCCCAGCCGAGCCGCCAACCCACTTTTTTACTCTGGCAGAGGTCCTGCATAAAACCCAAGGCCTCGATCCGAAATACACTATTTTTATGGGGCAAGAGGCTATCATGGATCCCGAACTGCCGGCCTTGGCGGCATCCCTCCATGAGAGAGACCATAGTCAACAGATTCTTCTAACCAACGGGCTTAAGGTGGGCGACCTGAAAGATATCGATGAGGTAGTATTCAGCTTCAAAACTTACTTCAAAGCAGCCCACAAAAGATATACCGGGCAAACGAACGAAACGATCATGACCAATTTCAAACACATTTTTGACAACGGTAAGAAGTTACAGGCCGAGATAGCGTACATTCCGGGTATCGTGGAAGAGCCTGATATAAAGCAACTGGCAAAATTTATTGCCGGGATCGATAAGAACATTCTCTTCCGCGTGACATCTTATTTCGCCGTACCCAAGGCGCCGTGGCATTCGGCGACCCGCGAGCAGGTTGAAAACGCCGCCAGAATGGCAAAACTTTATCTCAACAACGTGACAACGGTCACCTCAGAAGAGAAAAGCGGCCAATGGAAACCAGTGGTGGTGTCGTAA
- a CDS encoding adenosylcobinamide amidohydrolase: protein MPVSAIERRPVTELEGLSAETIYYTALGVPNNVFAIKFDEARNVISSRHGLVKAKILFNCHIPDELGLYMHDQSKDHFYYYEQLLKDILTEHRVDIRDTAFLSTGVPMGNLAWAVERYEELWVACFTTAGVRHNAVRIGRDKSVGMERKGQFIPFGTICHVMVTNGTLDPGALVSSVITVTEAKNVALQELDIRSSKHPEWLATGTGTDQVIVASGFGEKCQYVQGHTIMGEMMALSVIRSTQEAIATSIRNSKETC from the coding sequence ATGCCAGTTTCAGCGATCGAAAGACGCCCTGTAACCGAACTCGAAGGTCTTTCTGCCGAGACCATTTATTATACGGCGCTTGGCGTACCCAACAATGTCTTTGCCATAAAATTTGACGAGGCTAGAAATGTCATCAGCAGTCGTCATGGGTTAGTCAAAGCGAAAATACTTTTTAACTGCCACATCCCCGACGAACTCGGACTATACATGCATGATCAGAGTAAAGATCATTTCTACTACTATGAGCAACTGCTGAAAGACATCCTCACAGAACACAGGGTGGACATCAGGGACACTGCCTTCCTCTCCACCGGTGTGCCGATGGGGAATTTAGCGTGGGCGGTAGAGCGCTACGAGGAGTTGTGGGTCGCCTGTTTCACCACCGCGGGTGTACGCCACAACGCTGTCCGGATTGGCCGCGATAAATCAGTGGGCATGGAGAGGAAAGGACAGTTCATTCCCTTTGGCACGATCTGCCACGTCATGGTGACCAATGGGACGTTAGACCCTGGGGCTTTGGTGTCGTCGGTCATCACCGTTACCGAAGCCAAAAATGTGGCTCTCCAGGAACTCGACATCAGGAGTTCCAAGCACCCGGAGTGGCTGGCTACCGGGACTGGCACCGACCAGGTGATTGTGGCTTCAGGTTTTGGAGAAAAGTGCCAGTACGTCCAGGGCCATACGATTATGGGTGAGATGATGGCGCTTTCTGTAATCCGTTCGACCCAGGAGGCAATAGCGACAAGCATCCGAAATTCCAAAGAAACCTGTTAA
- a CDS encoding radical SAM protein has protein sequence MATLTEFTPSLSALKRSLTHVYHIAYAPAIKKAYLFHWGCNLKCKGCLCHKEINCMALEENLDVVFRDPRLRPPQTPAGSLSFDELITILEKVELAEVAFEGQEASLDPTLPEICRYLKGRNARVVLHTNGVAKADTANIDEVIVSLKAVTPRIYQEYTGLSNSFVLENFKRYHDSSVLLKAESVFIPGYIGFDETEKIARFISSVDKSIPYRIDAYFESGDNPWRAPEPAEMKEAVGIAKQHLANVYSTQQTKRELTKADLLYEVIRLY, from the coding sequence ATGGCTACCCTGACCGAATTTACACCCAGTTTAAGCGCCCTGAAAAGAAGCCTGACGCACGTCTATCACATCGCCTACGCGCCGGCGATTAAAAAGGCTTATCTGTTTCACTGGGGCTGCAACTTAAAATGTAAAGGGTGTCTATGCCATAAAGAAATCAACTGCATGGCACTGGAGGAAAACCTAGACGTGGTCTTCCGGGATCCCCGGCTCAGGCCGCCGCAGACTCCGGCGGGATCGCTTTCATTTGATGAACTCATAACCATCCTGGAAAAAGTGGAACTTGCCGAGGTAGCCTTTGAAGGCCAGGAAGCATCGCTTGATCCGACGCTACCGGAGATCTGCCGCTATTTAAAGGGCCGGAACGCAAGGGTAGTGCTTCATACTAACGGAGTGGCCAAGGCGGACACGGCCAATATTGACGAGGTGATAGTCAGTCTCAAGGCGGTGACGCCTCGAATCTACCAAGAATATACCGGTCTTTCGAACTCGTTCGTCCTTGAAAATTTCAAGCGGTACCATGATTCTAGTGTCCTTTTGAAAGCCGAGAGCGTCTTTATCCCCGGGTATATTGGGTTTGATGAGACTGAGAAGATTGCCAGGTTCATTAGTTCGGTTGATAAAAGCATTCCATACCGCATAGATGCTTATTTTGAATCCGGGGATAATCCCTGGCGGGCACCTGAGCCGGCAGAGATGAAAGAAGCGGTCGGCATCGCCAAACAACACCTTGCCAATGTCTACAGTACTCAGCAGACCAAAAGAGAACTCACCAAAGCCGACCTGCTATATGAAGTAATCCGGCTGTATTGA
- a CDS encoding cobalt-precorrin-7 (C(5))-methyltransferase, whose translation MKWNGLSKAAGCWDLSQPNKVGVSIIGTGPGNGEFITPISERSLDESQIVIGWPRSLRELGLNLKQKVVLQQDASTYQNVQYQSWELGLISNQDVAVLIQDDPTTYPASHDFEKLFPCYKIELVPAISSLQLLAAAACISLEDSLLVVYAPDPQGNIDQNDLMRKRQRMIRSFRNGYNLIVLSDIEQTLSQTASFLLKNRISKNTETVVGECMGCADEQVRTLTLSEVAAGNFHWISCMVVRKEKN comes from the coding sequence ATGAAGTGGAACGGGTTGTCTAAGGCGGCGGGTTGTTGGGACCTGTCTCAACCCAACAAAGTTGGGGTGTCGATAATCGGCACAGGCCCGGGCAATGGTGAGTTCATTACTCCGATATCAGAGAGATCGCTTGATGAAAGCCAAATCGTCATCGGATGGCCGCGGTCGCTTAGAGAACTCGGACTTAATTTGAAGCAAAAAGTCGTTTTGCAGCAGGATGCGTCGACTTATCAGAATGTTCAATACCAAAGTTGGGAACTGGGGCTAATAAGTAATCAAGATGTGGCGGTATTAATCCAGGATGATCCCACTACCTACCCTGCCAGTCATGATTTCGAAAAACTGTTTCCTTGCTACAAAATCGAGCTAGTTCCTGCCATCTCGAGCCTGCAACTCCTCGCTGCGGCAGCTTGCATATCACTCGAGGATTCGCTGCTGGTGGTTTACGCTCCCGATCCCCAAGGCAATATAGACCAAAATGACCTGATGCGGAAAAGGCAGCGGATGATCCGGTCTTTTCGCAACGGTTACAATTTGATTGTTTTAAGTGACATTGAACAGACCTTGTCTCAGACGGCATCTTTCCTTCTGAAGAATCGGATCTCGAAAAACACTGAAACAGTGGTGGGTGAATGCATGGGATGTGCGGATGAACAAGTCCGCACTCTTACTCTATCAGAAGTGGCCGCTGGCAATTTCCATTGGATATCCTGCATGGTAGTAAGGAAGGAAAAGAATTGA
- a CDS encoding radical SAM protein: MKTNIYHITHTPATDSVSLRFWGCNMACLGCLCKEGIYDHLLKDDDQKYFANAPNAPERLLDLDQVLDRLDELNPRRIYLTGEEATLDPNYAAITKAFHEQFNSENVLYTNGFKMPSMDDTDSVEVGIKAITEELHQWYTGRSAEPVKNNFIRYARSGVRLTAASILIPGLVEIAEIERIAQFIAGIDRNIPYYVLPYFPAGENKWRKTKPEEVAEAVERVSRYLTNVSGCQGVKKEILHEVERVV; this comes from the coding sequence TTGAAAACCAATATCTACCATATCACTCATACTCCAGCCACCGACAGTGTTTCACTACGTTTCTGGGGCTGCAACATGGCCTGTTTGGGATGTTTGTGCAAGGAAGGTATCTACGATCACCTCCTTAAAGATGATGACCAAAAATACTTTGCAAATGCTCCGAATGCGCCGGAGCGCCTGTTAGACCTGGATCAAGTGCTTGATCGACTTGATGAACTCAATCCCAGACGAATATATCTCACTGGCGAAGAAGCAACTCTCGATCCGAATTACGCGGCGATCACCAAAGCTTTCCATGAGCAGTTCAACTCAGAAAACGTCCTTTACACAAACGGCTTCAAGATGCCATCAATGGACGACACTGATTCGGTTGAAGTGGGTATCAAAGCCATCACGGAGGAACTTCACCAGTGGTATACCGGCAGATCAGCTGAGCCGGTAAAGAATAACTTCATTAGGTACGCCCGTTCCGGGGTTAGACTAACCGCGGCTTCGATTTTGATTCCTGGACTAGTGGAGATCGCCGAAATTGAGCGTATCGCCCAATTTATCGCCGGAATCGACCGGAATATCCCCTACTACGTCTTGCCTTATTTTCCGGCAGGGGAAAACAAGTGGCGGAAAACAAAACCGGAAGAAGTTGCAGAGGCTGTTGAGCGAGTAAGCCGTTACCTGACCAACGTATCGGGCTGCCAGGGTGTGAAAAAGGAAATCCTGCATGAAGTGGAACGGGTTGTCTAA
- a CDS encoding diphthine--ammonia ligase yields MDVFVSWSGGKDCSLSLFRALNIGHNVRCVASMFTREVGRLYPHHLTLKVVEQQAEAIDIPLTANWTDGAGYTTNYIKMLQNFRKDGITGAVFGDVSLGNPDALEHRMWIERVCRAADMEPILPLWDEDRESIINDLIDSGFVSLIIAADNSKLGRSWLGRTLDRDLLDELKSLYVTSTDGKVGLYHTLTVDGPIFKKRLALGQQKVVFKECGLYDGKPTVSPFWYLEIDNCSLIDKPEYGEETALLSNSMV; encoded by the coding sequence ATGGATGTGTTCGTATCTTGGAGCGGTGGAAAAGACTGTTCGCTATCTCTGTTCAGAGCACTCAATATTGGCCATAACGTTAGATGCGTTGCCAGCATGTTCACGCGTGAAGTGGGGCGGCTTTATCCTCATCACCTTACCCTTAAAGTAGTTGAGCAGCAGGCAGAAGCCATTGATATCCCCCTGACTGCCAATTGGACTGACGGAGCCGGTTATACCACCAATTACATCAAAATGCTTCAGAATTTCAGAAAAGACGGTATCACAGGTGCCGTTTTTGGCGATGTCAGCCTTGGTAATCCCGATGCCCTGGAACACCGGATGTGGATTGAAAGAGTCTGTCGAGCGGCAGACATGGAACCGATCTTACCTCTCTGGGATGAAGATCGTGAATCAATCATAAACGATCTCATAGATTCCGGATTTGTGAGTCTGATCATCGCCGCGGATAATTCGAAATTAGGTAGAAGTTGGCTCGGGAGAACTCTCGACCGAGATTTGCTGGATGAACTTAAATCACTATATGTCACCTCAACCGATGGTAAGGTAGGTTTGTACCATACACTAACTGTTGACGGGCCGATCTTTAAAAAGCGGCTTGCTTTAGGACAACAGAAGGTTGTCTTCAAAGAATGCGGCCTATACGATGGCAAACCAACTGTATCGCCCTTCTGGTATCTCGAAATTGACAATTGTTCACTTATCGATAAACCCGAATATGGCGAAGAAACCGCGTTATTATCCAACTCAATGGTATAA
- a CDS encoding pyridoxamine 5'-phosphate oxidase family protein, translating to MAKMTKEVVALFQNPSVPKMVATISKKGELNVTPKTSMTAVDDETLAFADLYGRTTRTFKNLEETKKVAIVAINLPIAPPFTAYQIKGSFQKYHTSGPLFDNFAKAIKEAMGVNITGVGTVKVESVYSQAPQDKGKAV from the coding sequence ATGGCCAAAATGACAAAAGAAGTGGTTGCTCTGTTCCAAAACCCGAGCGTTCCCAAAATGGTTGCGACGATAAGTAAAAAGGGTGAATTAAATGTCACACCTAAAACTAGTATGACCGCCGTAGATGACGAGACTCTTGCATTCGCAGATCTGTATGGCCGAACGACCAGGACATTTAAAAATCTTGAAGAAACGAAAAAAGTTGCAATCGTTGCCATCAATTTGCCAATAGCCCCTCCATTTACGGCTTATCAAATAAAAGGAAGTTTTCAAAAATATCACACGAGTGGGCCGTTATTTGACAATTTTGCTAAAGCCATCAAGGAAGCCATGGGCGTAAACATTACTGGAGTTGGTACTGTAAAGGTAGAGTCCGTCTATTCCCAGGCTCCTCAAGACAAAGGTAAAGCAGTATAG
- a CDS encoding IS3 family transposase (programmed frameshift), giving the protein MPRKSFTPEQIINKLREAEVLISQGTTLSVMLKKIGVSDCTYYRWRQEFGGMRIEQAKRLKELEQENARLKRLVADLSLDKAILAEAAPGKLLSPSRRRKVIIRISDALHISQRRACMVLGQTRSTQRRSHNSSAEEESLTDDIISLATKFGRYGYRRITAMLKSEGWMVNHKRVERIWRQEGLKVPQKQPRRKRLWLNDNSCIRLRPEHKDHVWSYDFVKRRTENGKAFRILTIIDEFTRECPALLVARSIPSHDVIDQLFQLFVLRGIPEYIRSDNGTEFTARQIRKWLARIGVKTLFIEPGSPWENGYIESFNGKLSDELLDREIFSTLTEAKVLIEQWRRDYNQIRPHSSLGYRPPAPEAKIAAITT; this is encoded by the exons ATGCCCAGGAAATCTTTCACGCCAGAGCAGATCATCAACAAGCTCCGAGAGGCTGAGGTCCTTATCAGCCAAGGTACTACCCTCTCCGTAATGCTCAAGAAGATCGGAGTCAGCGACTGCACCTATTATCGCTGGCGCCAGGAGTTCGGTGGCATGCGCATCGAGCAGGCAAAACGACTTAAGGAACTCGAACAAGAGAACGCACGCCTGAAGCGCCTGGTGGCTGATCTATCTCTCGATAAGGCCATCCTGGCCGAAGCCGCCC CGGGGAAACTCCTAAGCCCGTCCAGGAGAAGGAAGGTGATTATCCGAATATCGGATGCACTTCATATCTCCCAGAGGCGGGCATGTATGGTATTAGGTCAGACGAGATCTACTCAACGGCGGAGTCACAACTCAAGTGCCGAAGAGGAGAGTCTGACGGACGATATCATTTCCCTGGCCACCAAGTTTGGCCGGTATGGCTACCGGCGTATTACGGCTATGCTCAAATCGGAAGGCTGGATGGTAAATCACAAGAGGGTGGAAAGAATATGGCGGCAGGAAGGTTTAAAGGTGCCCCAGAAGCAACCAAGGCGTAAAAGACTATGGCTTAACGACAACTCGTGCATCCGTTTGAGGCCGGAACACAAGGACCACGTTTGGAGCTACGACTTTGTTAAACGTAGGACAGAGAACGGCAAGGCTTTCAGGATACTGACCATTATCGATGAGTTCACTAGGGAGTGCCCGGCGCTGCTGGTGGCCCGCAGTATCCCTTCTCATGATGTCATAGACCAGCTTTTCCAACTCTTTGTGCTCCGGGGAATACCTGAGTACATCCGCTCCGACAATGGAACCGAATTCACCGCCAGGCAGATACGCAAATGGCTGGCCAGGATTGGAGTTAAAACGCTATTCATCGAGCCAGGGAGCCCATGGGAAAACGGCTACATTGAGTCCTTCAATGGCAAGCTCAGTGATGAACTCCTGGACCGGGAAATATTCAGTACGTTAACTGAGGCGAAGGTATTGATTGAGCAGTGGAGGAGGGACTACAATCAGATCCGGCCCCACAGCTCACTCGGCTACCGTCCACCGGCGCCAGAGGCCAAGATAGCTGCAATAACTACTTAA
- a CDS encoding DUF1638 domain-containing protein: MRIGLLTCASMLDQVRLVTKTLPDNAYSIYPVLPCCLFPVGSQTLRTQIDKSVIANESTIIIYGSCHPDLEKLMNKYRDYSISMLGGKNCWEMSLPPSLLRKCLRNNEWMLSKPFLTKWRKEVIDGFGLNTKNGRVVLDSNVTKMVALRFKGIKFEEQIISEFADKVGIPYSIQEVSNSHLKIMLTKAVAKFDLPPIAIPLLK; the protein is encoded by the coding sequence ATGAGAATCGGCCTTTTAACCTGCGCTTCGATGCTTGACCAAGTAAGATTGGTAACAAAAACGTTACCTGATAACGCCTATTCTATATATCCGGTGTTACCCTGTTGCCTTTTTCCAGTTGGTAGTCAAACGTTAAGAACACAGATTGACAAGTCAGTAATAGCAAATGAATCAACTATTATTATTTACGGATCTTGCCATCCTGATCTTGAGAAACTCATGAACAAATACCGTGATTACTCGATATCTATGCTGGGAGGGAAGAATTGTTGGGAAATGTCACTTCCCCCTTCGTTGTTACGAAAATGCTTAAGGAATAATGAATGGATGTTGAGTAAACCCTTTTTGACTAAATGGAGGAAGGAAGTTATTGATGGTTTTGGGTTAAACACAAAAAATGGGAGAGTTGTCCTTGATTCCAACGTGACAAAAATGGTTGCGCTTAGGTTTAAAGGAATCAAGTTTGAAGAACAAATAATAAGCGAATTTGCCGACAAGGTTGGGATACCGTATTCGATACAAGAGGTAAGTAATTCACATCTTAAAATAATGTTGACCAAAGCGGTAGCTAAATTTGACCTGCCCCCGATAGCGATACCACTTCTTAAGTAG
- a CDS encoding reductive dehalogenase, giving the protein MTKYHVTHTEKAFTTHFDLPSHVFQQSIASDTFHDLDEVLASQLAKNQRPWWVSPLEINHPTCEINWENIHRFDGRESLHTIHSLAKYIGGIQAVYDSINSGHRALLSEIRHSRLTLFRQALIEGSRIKPYFAKTFLGREHAETSSAYREPITWQGTPEENLGILTAAARYFGAYTIGTMELNSLERKLLFTYPRGNNNPPAKYGKTKATTNDFTHDWPPPNDIIKPIVFEDVTRAYESANRYVIPKKKLWIVSIMMPPIRSTHENSSIWGPRYYDNSYRTHTAVQTCLQDFLRAIGYQGMGYMDDTQGLLPAAAAAILSGLAEVTRNNNYCFCPKPQNNSSYFSMITDLPLAPTGPIDSGVFRYCHTCFKCATVCPSGAISNHSEASWEPPTFEGMSNEYTVPGKKLFFNKTHLCKKHSLEQSSECNLCLATCPFCSSLLNIPRSF; this is encoded by the coding sequence ATGACCAAATATCATGTTACCCACACAGAAAAAGCCTTCACAACCCACTTTGATCTCCCTTCACATGTTTTTCAACAGTCAATTGCTAGTGACACTTTCCATGACCTTGACGAGGTGCTGGCATCCCAATTAGCCAAAAATCAACGACCTTGGTGGGTTTCACCTCTCGAAATCAACCACCCCACTTGTGAAATTAATTGGGAAAATATTCACCGTTTTGACGGACGAGAGTCTTTGCACACGATCCATAGTCTCGCTAAATATATTGGCGGAATCCAAGCAGTTTACGATTCAATCAACTCGGGACACAGGGCTTTACTATCCGAAATACGCCACTCTCGACTAACACTTTTCCGTCAAGCCTTAATCGAAGGTAGTAGGATCAAACCGTATTTTGCGAAGACGTTTTTGGGGCGTGAACATGCAGAAACATCTTCCGCTTACAGGGAACCTATAACTTGGCAAGGTACACCGGAAGAAAACCTTGGAATTCTAACTGCTGCTGCTCGGTACTTTGGCGCATACACAATAGGGACCATGGAGCTTAACAGCCTCGAGCGTAAATTGCTTTTTACCTATCCGAGAGGAAACAATAATCCTCCTGCAAAATATGGGAAGACAAAAGCTACAACAAATGATTTCACGCATGATTGGCCGCCACCAAATGATATTATAAAACCCATCGTATTCGAGGATGTTACCCGGGCATACGAGTCGGCAAACCGATATGTCATACCAAAGAAAAAACTTTGGATTGTCAGTATCATGATGCCTCCGATTCGTTCGACTCACGAAAATTCTTCGATCTGGGGACCGCGTTATTACGATAACAGTTATAGGACGCATACAGCTGTACAAACGTGTCTTCAGGATTTCCTGAGAGCTATCGGATACCAAGGCATGGGGTACATGGATGATACACAGGGGCTGTTGCCTGCCGCTGCCGCCGCGATATTGTCAGGACTAGCCGAGGTCACAAGGAATAACAATTATTGTTTTTGTCCAAAGCCTCAGAACAATTCGAGTTATTTCAGTATGATCACAGATCTCCCGTTAGCTCCCACCGGTCCAATAGATTCCGGGGTGTTTCGCTATTGCCATACATGCTTTAAATGTGCAACCGTATGTCCGAGCGGCGCGATTTCGAACCATTCTGAAGCGAGTTGGGAACCGCCTACGTTCGAGGGGATGTCAAACGAATATACAGTGCCAGGTAAAAAATTGTTTTTTAATAAGACGCATTTGTGTAAGAAACACAGCCTCGAACAATCGAGTGAATGCAATTTATGTTTGGCCACATGCCCATTTTGCTCAAGCCTCCTCAATATTCCTCGATCATTTTAG
- a CDS encoding Crp/Fnr family transcriptional regulator: protein MSDFWLFESLNASEKEYVRTLFRRPMYGKGEYLFMQGEPSTAVFMVFEGKIKLFKTSDEGKEIVLGYLTSHDLFGEEVLFNDSVHALSAQAMERSRLCACYKTDFESLIAQNSSIAIKTIRILSERLGTMNERLADMAICDTQTRLARMLGRLAQEHGEVTKDGRRLAFRMTHDELGALTGTSRVMVTNVLKNLKKAGIVKDDLEHKFIISNWFLKEMELHPRNEVEELVPNLNCQCLSQS from the coding sequence ATGTCTGACTTTTGGTTGTTCGAATCGCTAAATGCTTCAGAGAAAGAATATGTTCGGACTTTGTTTCGCCGACCGATGTATGGTAAAGGTGAATACCTGTTCATGCAGGGGGAGCCTTCGACAGCGGTGTTCATGGTTTTCGAGGGCAAAATTAAGCTTTTCAAGACGTCCGATGAGGGCAAAGAAATTGTCTTGGGCTATCTGACATCACACGATCTTTTCGGTGAGGAAGTCCTATTCAACGATAGTGTTCATGCCCTTTCAGCTCAGGCTATGGAAAGATCCCGCCTTTGCGCCTGTTATAAGACAGATTTCGAATCACTTATCGCTCAGAATTCGTCAATAGCGATCAAAACAATCCGAATTTTAAGCGAACGTTTGGGAACGATGAATGAGCGGCTGGCTGACATGGCAATTTGTGATACTCAGACGAGATTAGCTCGGATGCTTGGCCGTCTGGCTCAAGAACACGGTGAAGTAACAAAGGATGGCCGAAGATTGGCTTTTAGAATGACTCACGATGAATTGGGAGCGCTGACTGGGACATCCAGAGTAATGGTAACTAACGTCCTGAAAAATCTTAAAAAGGCTGGCATAGTTAAGGACGATTTGGAACATAAATTTATCATAAGCAATTGGTTCCTAAAAGAGATGGAATTGCACCCCAGAAATGAAGTTGAAGAACTAGTCCCGAATCTAAATTGCCAATGCCTATCTCAGTCTTAA